Proteins from a genomic interval of Zonotrichia leucophrys gambelii isolate GWCS_2022_RI chromosome 5, RI_Zleu_2.0, whole genome shotgun sequence:
- the BMAL1 gene encoding basic helix-loop-helix ARNT-like protein 1 isoform X1, with protein sequence MADQRMDISSTISDFMSPDPADLISSSLSTSGMDCNRKRKGSSTDYQLDGFPFEEGMDTDKDDQHGRLEYADQQGRIKNAREAHSQIEKRRRDKMNSFIDELASLVPTCNAMSRKLDKLTVLRMAVQHMKTLRGATNPYTEANYKPAFLSDDELKHLILRAADGFLFVVGCDRGKILFVSESVFKILNYSQNDLIGQSLFDYLHPKDIAKVKEQLSSSDTAPRERLIDAKTGLPVKTDITPGPSRLCSGARRSFFCRMKCNRPSVKVEDKDFPSTCSKKKADRKSFCTIHSTGYLKSWPPTKMGLDEDNEPDNEGCNLSCLVAIGRLHPHVVPQPANGEIRVKPTEYVSRHAIDGKFVFVDQRATAILAYLPQELLGTSCYEYFHQDDIAHLAECHRQVLQTREKITTNCYKFKIKDGSFITLRSRWFSFMNPWTKEVEYIVSTNTVVSTAGLESGDAAFPQLAASPHSMDSVLQPGEGGPKRTHPTVPGIPGGTRAGAGKIGRMIAEEIMEIHRIRGSSPSSCGSSPLNITSTPPPDTSSPGGKKILNGGTPDISSAGLLSGQIQDNSGYPYSDNSSILGENSHIGMDMIDTEQGSSSPSNDEAAMAVIMSLLEADAGLGGPVDFSDLPWPL encoded by the exons ATGGCAGACCAAAGGATGGACATATCTTCTACAATTAGTGACTTTATGTCACCAGACCCTGCTGACTTGATCTCCAGTTCCCTTAGCACTTCAGGAATGGACTGtaataggaaaagaaagggaagctCAACTGATTATCA actCGATGGCTTTCCTTTTGA GGAAGGTATGGATACAGATAAAGATGACCAACATGGCAG ATTGGAGTATGCAGACCAACAAGGCAGGATAAAAAATGCAAG ggaggctCACAGCCAGATCGAGAAGCGGCGCAGGGATAAGATGAACAGCTTCATCGACGAGCTGGCCTCGCTGGTGCCCACGTGCAACGCCATGTCCCGCAAGCTGGACAAGCTCACCGTGCTCAGGATGGCTGTCCAGCACATGAAAACACTTCGTG gtGCTACAAACCCATATACAGAAGCAAACTACAAGCCTGCTTTTCTATCAGACGATGAATTAAAACACCTTATTCTCAGG GCAGCAGATGGATTCCTTTTTGTGGTGGGCTGTGACAGAGGAAAGATACTGTTTGTTTCAGAATCTGTCTTCAAGATCCTCAACTACAGTCAG AATGATTTGATTGGTCAAAGTTTATTTGATTATCTCCATCCTAAAGACATTGCCAAAGTGAAGGAGCAGCTCTCTTCTTCTGACACCGCGCCACGAGAAAGGCTTATAGATGCAAAAA CCGGACTCCCGGTCAAGACGGACATCACGCCCGGGCCCTCGCGCCTCTGCTCCGGGGCACGGCGCTCCTTCTTCTGCAGGATGAAGTGCAACAGGCCCTCTGTCAAGGTAGAAGACAAGGATTTCCCTTCAACCTGCTCAAAGAAGAAAG cAGACCGCAAAAGCTTTTGCACTATTCATAGCACAGGCTACTTAAAAAGCTGGCCTCCCACAAAGATGGGCCTGGACGAAGATAACGAGCCCGATAACGAGGGCTGCAACCTGAGCTGCCTTGTCGCCATCGGGAGGCTCCATCCCCACGTGGTGCCGCAGCCGGCGAACGGCGAGATCCGGGTGAAGCCCACCGAGTACGTGTCCCGGCACGCCATCGACGGCAAGTTCGTCTTTGTAGATCAGAG ggcAACAGCCATCCTGGCATACCTACCCCAGGAGCTTCTAGGTACTTCGTGTTATGAATATTTCCATCAAGATGATATAGCACATCTTGCAGAATGTCACAGACAAG TTTTGCAGACAAGAGAAAAAATCACAACTAACTGCTacaagtttaaaataaaagatggCTCTTTTATTACGTTGCGGAGTCGCTGGTTCAGTTTCATGAACCCTTGGACCAAAGAAGTAGAATACATTGTCTCCACAAACACAGTGGTTTC CACGGCGGGCCTGGAGAGCGGGGACGCGGCGTTCCCGCAGCTGGCGGCGTCCCCACACAGCATGGACAGcgtgctccagcctggggaag GTGGCCCCAAAAGGACCCATCCCACTGTGCCTGGAATTCCAGGTGGAACAAGAGCTGGGGCAGGTAAAATAGGGAGGATGATTGCTGAAGAAATCATGGAGATTCACAG GATAAGAGGATCATCCCCTTCCAGCTGTGGCTCAAGTCCCCTGAACATCACCAGCACGCCCCCACCCGACACATCCTCGCCAGGAGGGAAGAAG ATCTTGAATGGTGGCACTCCAGACATTTCTTCAGCTGGGCTGCTGTCTGGGCAAATTCAGGATAATTCTGGGTACCCGTATTCCGACAACTCCTCTATCCTGG gggagAACTCCCACATCGGCATGGACATGATCGACACggagcagggctccagcagccccagcaacGACGAGGCGGCCATGGCGGTCATCATGAGCCTGCTGGAGGCCGACGCGGGGCTCGGCGGCCCCGTGGACTTCAGCGACCTGCCCTGGCCCCTGTGA
- the BMAL1 gene encoding basic helix-loop-helix ARNT-like protein 1 isoform X2 — MADQRMDISSTISDFMSPDPADLISSSLSTSGMDCNRKRKGSSTDYQLDGFPFEEGMDTDKDDQHGRLEYADQQGRIKNAREAHSQIEKRRRDKMNSFIDELASLVPTCNAMSRKLDKLTVLRMAVQHMKTLRGATNPYTEANYKPAFLSDDELKHLILRAADGFLFVVGCDRGKILFVSESVFKILNYSQNDLIGQSLFDYLHPKDIAKVKEQLSSSDTAPRERLIDAKTGLPVKTDITPGPSRLCSGARRSFFCRMKCNRPSVKVEDKDFPSTCSKKKDRKSFCTIHSTGYLKSWPPTKMGLDEDNEPDNEGCNLSCLVAIGRLHPHVVPQPANGEIRVKPTEYVSRHAIDGKFVFVDQRATAILAYLPQELLGTSCYEYFHQDDIAHLAECHRQVLQTREKITTNCYKFKIKDGSFITLRSRWFSFMNPWTKEVEYIVSTNTVVSTAGLESGDAAFPQLAASPHSMDSVLQPGEGGPKRTHPTVPGIPGGTRAGAGKIGRMIAEEIMEIHRIRGSSPSSCGSSPLNITSTPPPDTSSPGGKKILNGGTPDISSAGLLSGQIQDNSGYPYSDNSSILGENSHIGMDMIDTEQGSSSPSNDEAAMAVIMSLLEADAGLGGPVDFSDLPWPL; from the exons ATGGCAGACCAAAGGATGGACATATCTTCTACAATTAGTGACTTTATGTCACCAGACCCTGCTGACTTGATCTCCAGTTCCCTTAGCACTTCAGGAATGGACTGtaataggaaaagaaagggaagctCAACTGATTATCA actCGATGGCTTTCCTTTTGA GGAAGGTATGGATACAGATAAAGATGACCAACATGGCAG ATTGGAGTATGCAGACCAACAAGGCAGGATAAAAAATGCAAG ggaggctCACAGCCAGATCGAGAAGCGGCGCAGGGATAAGATGAACAGCTTCATCGACGAGCTGGCCTCGCTGGTGCCCACGTGCAACGCCATGTCCCGCAAGCTGGACAAGCTCACCGTGCTCAGGATGGCTGTCCAGCACATGAAAACACTTCGTG gtGCTACAAACCCATATACAGAAGCAAACTACAAGCCTGCTTTTCTATCAGACGATGAATTAAAACACCTTATTCTCAGG GCAGCAGATGGATTCCTTTTTGTGGTGGGCTGTGACAGAGGAAAGATACTGTTTGTTTCAGAATCTGTCTTCAAGATCCTCAACTACAGTCAG AATGATTTGATTGGTCAAAGTTTATTTGATTATCTCCATCCTAAAGACATTGCCAAAGTGAAGGAGCAGCTCTCTTCTTCTGACACCGCGCCACGAGAAAGGCTTATAGATGCAAAAA CCGGACTCCCGGTCAAGACGGACATCACGCCCGGGCCCTCGCGCCTCTGCTCCGGGGCACGGCGCTCCTTCTTCTGCAGGATGAAGTGCAACAGGCCCTCTGTCAAGGTAGAAGACAAGGATTTCCCTTCAACCTGCTCAAAGAAGAAAG ACCGCAAAAGCTTTTGCACTATTCATAGCACAGGCTACTTAAAAAGCTGGCCTCCCACAAAGATGGGCCTGGACGAAGATAACGAGCCCGATAACGAGGGCTGCAACCTGAGCTGCCTTGTCGCCATCGGGAGGCTCCATCCCCACGTGGTGCCGCAGCCGGCGAACGGCGAGATCCGGGTGAAGCCCACCGAGTACGTGTCCCGGCACGCCATCGACGGCAAGTTCGTCTTTGTAGATCAGAG ggcAACAGCCATCCTGGCATACCTACCCCAGGAGCTTCTAGGTACTTCGTGTTATGAATATTTCCATCAAGATGATATAGCACATCTTGCAGAATGTCACAGACAAG TTTTGCAGACAAGAGAAAAAATCACAACTAACTGCTacaagtttaaaataaaagatggCTCTTTTATTACGTTGCGGAGTCGCTGGTTCAGTTTCATGAACCCTTGGACCAAAGAAGTAGAATACATTGTCTCCACAAACACAGTGGTTTC CACGGCGGGCCTGGAGAGCGGGGACGCGGCGTTCCCGCAGCTGGCGGCGTCCCCACACAGCATGGACAGcgtgctccagcctggggaag GTGGCCCCAAAAGGACCCATCCCACTGTGCCTGGAATTCCAGGTGGAACAAGAGCTGGGGCAGGTAAAATAGGGAGGATGATTGCTGAAGAAATCATGGAGATTCACAG GATAAGAGGATCATCCCCTTCCAGCTGTGGCTCAAGTCCCCTGAACATCACCAGCACGCCCCCACCCGACACATCCTCGCCAGGAGGGAAGAAG ATCTTGAATGGTGGCACTCCAGACATTTCTTCAGCTGGGCTGCTGTCTGGGCAAATTCAGGATAATTCTGGGTACCCGTATTCCGACAACTCCTCTATCCTGG gggagAACTCCCACATCGGCATGGACATGATCGACACggagcagggctccagcagccccagcaacGACGAGGCGGCCATGGCGGTCATCATGAGCCTGCTGGAGGCCGACGCGGGGCTCGGCGGCCCCGTGGACTTCAGCGACCTGCCCTGGCCCCTGTGA
- the BMAL1 gene encoding basic helix-loop-helix ARNT-like protein 1 isoform X3: MADQRMDISSTISDFMSPDPADLISSSLSTSGMDCNRKRKGSSTDYQEGMDTDKDDQHGRLEYADQQGRIKNAREAHSQIEKRRRDKMNSFIDELASLVPTCNAMSRKLDKLTVLRMAVQHMKTLRGATNPYTEANYKPAFLSDDELKHLILRAADGFLFVVGCDRGKILFVSESVFKILNYSQNDLIGQSLFDYLHPKDIAKVKEQLSSSDTAPRERLIDAKTGLPVKTDITPGPSRLCSGARRSFFCRMKCNRPSVKVEDKDFPSTCSKKKADRKSFCTIHSTGYLKSWPPTKMGLDEDNEPDNEGCNLSCLVAIGRLHPHVVPQPANGEIRVKPTEYVSRHAIDGKFVFVDQRATAILAYLPQELLGTSCYEYFHQDDIAHLAECHRQVLQTREKITTNCYKFKIKDGSFITLRSRWFSFMNPWTKEVEYIVSTNTVVSTAGLESGDAAFPQLAASPHSMDSVLQPGEGGPKRTHPTVPGIPGGTRAGAGKIGRMIAEEIMEIHRIRGSSPSSCGSSPLNITSTPPPDTSSPGGKKILNGGTPDISSAGLLSGQIQDNSGYPYSDNSSILGENSHIGMDMIDTEQGSSSPSNDEAAMAVIMSLLEADAGLGGPVDFSDLPWPL, encoded by the exons ATGGCAGACCAAAGGATGGACATATCTTCTACAATTAGTGACTTTATGTCACCAGACCCTGCTGACTTGATCTCCAGTTCCCTTAGCACTTCAGGAATGGACTGtaataggaaaagaaagggaagctCAACTGATTATCA GGAAGGTATGGATACAGATAAAGATGACCAACATGGCAG ATTGGAGTATGCAGACCAACAAGGCAGGATAAAAAATGCAAG ggaggctCACAGCCAGATCGAGAAGCGGCGCAGGGATAAGATGAACAGCTTCATCGACGAGCTGGCCTCGCTGGTGCCCACGTGCAACGCCATGTCCCGCAAGCTGGACAAGCTCACCGTGCTCAGGATGGCTGTCCAGCACATGAAAACACTTCGTG gtGCTACAAACCCATATACAGAAGCAAACTACAAGCCTGCTTTTCTATCAGACGATGAATTAAAACACCTTATTCTCAGG GCAGCAGATGGATTCCTTTTTGTGGTGGGCTGTGACAGAGGAAAGATACTGTTTGTTTCAGAATCTGTCTTCAAGATCCTCAACTACAGTCAG AATGATTTGATTGGTCAAAGTTTATTTGATTATCTCCATCCTAAAGACATTGCCAAAGTGAAGGAGCAGCTCTCTTCTTCTGACACCGCGCCACGAGAAAGGCTTATAGATGCAAAAA CCGGACTCCCGGTCAAGACGGACATCACGCCCGGGCCCTCGCGCCTCTGCTCCGGGGCACGGCGCTCCTTCTTCTGCAGGATGAAGTGCAACAGGCCCTCTGTCAAGGTAGAAGACAAGGATTTCCCTTCAACCTGCTCAAAGAAGAAAG cAGACCGCAAAAGCTTTTGCACTATTCATAGCACAGGCTACTTAAAAAGCTGGCCTCCCACAAAGATGGGCCTGGACGAAGATAACGAGCCCGATAACGAGGGCTGCAACCTGAGCTGCCTTGTCGCCATCGGGAGGCTCCATCCCCACGTGGTGCCGCAGCCGGCGAACGGCGAGATCCGGGTGAAGCCCACCGAGTACGTGTCCCGGCACGCCATCGACGGCAAGTTCGTCTTTGTAGATCAGAG ggcAACAGCCATCCTGGCATACCTACCCCAGGAGCTTCTAGGTACTTCGTGTTATGAATATTTCCATCAAGATGATATAGCACATCTTGCAGAATGTCACAGACAAG TTTTGCAGACAAGAGAAAAAATCACAACTAACTGCTacaagtttaaaataaaagatggCTCTTTTATTACGTTGCGGAGTCGCTGGTTCAGTTTCATGAACCCTTGGACCAAAGAAGTAGAATACATTGTCTCCACAAACACAGTGGTTTC CACGGCGGGCCTGGAGAGCGGGGACGCGGCGTTCCCGCAGCTGGCGGCGTCCCCACACAGCATGGACAGcgtgctccagcctggggaag GTGGCCCCAAAAGGACCCATCCCACTGTGCCTGGAATTCCAGGTGGAACAAGAGCTGGGGCAGGTAAAATAGGGAGGATGATTGCTGAAGAAATCATGGAGATTCACAG GATAAGAGGATCATCCCCTTCCAGCTGTGGCTCAAGTCCCCTGAACATCACCAGCACGCCCCCACCCGACACATCCTCGCCAGGAGGGAAGAAG ATCTTGAATGGTGGCACTCCAGACATTTCTTCAGCTGGGCTGCTGTCTGGGCAAATTCAGGATAATTCTGGGTACCCGTATTCCGACAACTCCTCTATCCTGG gggagAACTCCCACATCGGCATGGACATGATCGACACggagcagggctccagcagccccagcaacGACGAGGCGGCCATGGCGGTCATCATGAGCCTGCTGGAGGCCGACGCGGGGCTCGGCGGCCCCGTGGACTTCAGCGACCTGCCCTGGCCCCTGTGA
- the BMAL1 gene encoding basic helix-loop-helix ARNT-like protein 1 isoform X4, with the protein MADQRMDISSTISDFMSPDPADLISSSLSTSGMDCNRKRKGSSTDYQEGMDTDKDDQHGRLEYADQQGRIKNAREAHSQIEKRRRDKMNSFIDELASLVPTCNAMSRKLDKLTVLRMAVQHMKTLRGATNPYTEANYKPAFLSDDELKHLILRAADGFLFVVGCDRGKILFVSESVFKILNYSQNDLIGQSLFDYLHPKDIAKVKEQLSSSDTAPRERLIDAKTGLPVKTDITPGPSRLCSGARRSFFCRMKCNRPSVKVEDKDFPSTCSKKKDRKSFCTIHSTGYLKSWPPTKMGLDEDNEPDNEGCNLSCLVAIGRLHPHVVPQPANGEIRVKPTEYVSRHAIDGKFVFVDQRATAILAYLPQELLGTSCYEYFHQDDIAHLAECHRQVLQTREKITTNCYKFKIKDGSFITLRSRWFSFMNPWTKEVEYIVSTNTVVSTAGLESGDAAFPQLAASPHSMDSVLQPGEGGPKRTHPTVPGIPGGTRAGAGKIGRMIAEEIMEIHRIRGSSPSSCGSSPLNITSTPPPDTSSPGGKKILNGGTPDISSAGLLSGQIQDNSGYPYSDNSSILGENSHIGMDMIDTEQGSSSPSNDEAAMAVIMSLLEADAGLGGPVDFSDLPWPL; encoded by the exons ATGGCAGACCAAAGGATGGACATATCTTCTACAATTAGTGACTTTATGTCACCAGACCCTGCTGACTTGATCTCCAGTTCCCTTAGCACTTCAGGAATGGACTGtaataggaaaagaaagggaagctCAACTGATTATCA GGAAGGTATGGATACAGATAAAGATGACCAACATGGCAG ATTGGAGTATGCAGACCAACAAGGCAGGATAAAAAATGCAAG ggaggctCACAGCCAGATCGAGAAGCGGCGCAGGGATAAGATGAACAGCTTCATCGACGAGCTGGCCTCGCTGGTGCCCACGTGCAACGCCATGTCCCGCAAGCTGGACAAGCTCACCGTGCTCAGGATGGCTGTCCAGCACATGAAAACACTTCGTG gtGCTACAAACCCATATACAGAAGCAAACTACAAGCCTGCTTTTCTATCAGACGATGAATTAAAACACCTTATTCTCAGG GCAGCAGATGGATTCCTTTTTGTGGTGGGCTGTGACAGAGGAAAGATACTGTTTGTTTCAGAATCTGTCTTCAAGATCCTCAACTACAGTCAG AATGATTTGATTGGTCAAAGTTTATTTGATTATCTCCATCCTAAAGACATTGCCAAAGTGAAGGAGCAGCTCTCTTCTTCTGACACCGCGCCACGAGAAAGGCTTATAGATGCAAAAA CCGGACTCCCGGTCAAGACGGACATCACGCCCGGGCCCTCGCGCCTCTGCTCCGGGGCACGGCGCTCCTTCTTCTGCAGGATGAAGTGCAACAGGCCCTCTGTCAAGGTAGAAGACAAGGATTTCCCTTCAACCTGCTCAAAGAAGAAAG ACCGCAAAAGCTTTTGCACTATTCATAGCACAGGCTACTTAAAAAGCTGGCCTCCCACAAAGATGGGCCTGGACGAAGATAACGAGCCCGATAACGAGGGCTGCAACCTGAGCTGCCTTGTCGCCATCGGGAGGCTCCATCCCCACGTGGTGCCGCAGCCGGCGAACGGCGAGATCCGGGTGAAGCCCACCGAGTACGTGTCCCGGCACGCCATCGACGGCAAGTTCGTCTTTGTAGATCAGAG ggcAACAGCCATCCTGGCATACCTACCCCAGGAGCTTCTAGGTACTTCGTGTTATGAATATTTCCATCAAGATGATATAGCACATCTTGCAGAATGTCACAGACAAG TTTTGCAGACAAGAGAAAAAATCACAACTAACTGCTacaagtttaaaataaaagatggCTCTTTTATTACGTTGCGGAGTCGCTGGTTCAGTTTCATGAACCCTTGGACCAAAGAAGTAGAATACATTGTCTCCACAAACACAGTGGTTTC CACGGCGGGCCTGGAGAGCGGGGACGCGGCGTTCCCGCAGCTGGCGGCGTCCCCACACAGCATGGACAGcgtgctccagcctggggaag GTGGCCCCAAAAGGACCCATCCCACTGTGCCTGGAATTCCAGGTGGAACAAGAGCTGGGGCAGGTAAAATAGGGAGGATGATTGCTGAAGAAATCATGGAGATTCACAG GATAAGAGGATCATCCCCTTCCAGCTGTGGCTCAAGTCCCCTGAACATCACCAGCACGCCCCCACCCGACACATCCTCGCCAGGAGGGAAGAAG ATCTTGAATGGTGGCACTCCAGACATTTCTTCAGCTGGGCTGCTGTCTGGGCAAATTCAGGATAATTCTGGGTACCCGTATTCCGACAACTCCTCTATCCTGG gggagAACTCCCACATCGGCATGGACATGATCGACACggagcagggctccagcagccccagcaacGACGAGGCGGCCATGGCGGTCATCATGAGCCTGCTGGAGGCCGACGCGGGGCTCGGCGGCCCCGTGGACTTCAGCGACCTGCCCTGGCCCCTGTGA
- the BMAL1 gene encoding basic helix-loop-helix ARNT-like protein 1 isoform X5: MDTDKDDQHGRLEYADQQGRIKNAREAHSQIEKRRRDKMNSFIDELASLVPTCNAMSRKLDKLTVLRMAVQHMKTLRGATNPYTEANYKPAFLSDDELKHLILRAADGFLFVVGCDRGKILFVSESVFKILNYSQNDLIGQSLFDYLHPKDIAKVKEQLSSSDTAPRERLIDAKTGLPVKTDITPGPSRLCSGARRSFFCRMKCNRPSVKVEDKDFPSTCSKKKADRKSFCTIHSTGYLKSWPPTKMGLDEDNEPDNEGCNLSCLVAIGRLHPHVVPQPANGEIRVKPTEYVSRHAIDGKFVFVDQRATAILAYLPQELLGTSCYEYFHQDDIAHLAECHRQVLQTREKITTNCYKFKIKDGSFITLRSRWFSFMNPWTKEVEYIVSTNTVVSTAGLESGDAAFPQLAASPHSMDSVLQPGEGGPKRTHPTVPGIPGGTRAGAGKIGRMIAEEIMEIHRIRGSSPSSCGSSPLNITSTPPPDTSSPGGKKILNGGTPDISSAGLLSGQIQDNSGYPYSDNSSILGENSHIGMDMIDTEQGSSSPSNDEAAMAVIMSLLEADAGLGGPVDFSDLPWPL, from the exons ATGGATACAGATAAAGATGACCAACATGGCAG ATTGGAGTATGCAGACCAACAAGGCAGGATAAAAAATGCAAG ggaggctCACAGCCAGATCGAGAAGCGGCGCAGGGATAAGATGAACAGCTTCATCGACGAGCTGGCCTCGCTGGTGCCCACGTGCAACGCCATGTCCCGCAAGCTGGACAAGCTCACCGTGCTCAGGATGGCTGTCCAGCACATGAAAACACTTCGTG gtGCTACAAACCCATATACAGAAGCAAACTACAAGCCTGCTTTTCTATCAGACGATGAATTAAAACACCTTATTCTCAGG GCAGCAGATGGATTCCTTTTTGTGGTGGGCTGTGACAGAGGAAAGATACTGTTTGTTTCAGAATCTGTCTTCAAGATCCTCAACTACAGTCAG AATGATTTGATTGGTCAAAGTTTATTTGATTATCTCCATCCTAAAGACATTGCCAAAGTGAAGGAGCAGCTCTCTTCTTCTGACACCGCGCCACGAGAAAGGCTTATAGATGCAAAAA CCGGACTCCCGGTCAAGACGGACATCACGCCCGGGCCCTCGCGCCTCTGCTCCGGGGCACGGCGCTCCTTCTTCTGCAGGATGAAGTGCAACAGGCCCTCTGTCAAGGTAGAAGACAAGGATTTCCCTTCAACCTGCTCAAAGAAGAAAG cAGACCGCAAAAGCTTTTGCACTATTCATAGCACAGGCTACTTAAAAAGCTGGCCTCCCACAAAGATGGGCCTGGACGAAGATAACGAGCCCGATAACGAGGGCTGCAACCTGAGCTGCCTTGTCGCCATCGGGAGGCTCCATCCCCACGTGGTGCCGCAGCCGGCGAACGGCGAGATCCGGGTGAAGCCCACCGAGTACGTGTCCCGGCACGCCATCGACGGCAAGTTCGTCTTTGTAGATCAGAG ggcAACAGCCATCCTGGCATACCTACCCCAGGAGCTTCTAGGTACTTCGTGTTATGAATATTTCCATCAAGATGATATAGCACATCTTGCAGAATGTCACAGACAAG TTTTGCAGACAAGAGAAAAAATCACAACTAACTGCTacaagtttaaaataaaagatggCTCTTTTATTACGTTGCGGAGTCGCTGGTTCAGTTTCATGAACCCTTGGACCAAAGAAGTAGAATACATTGTCTCCACAAACACAGTGGTTTC CACGGCGGGCCTGGAGAGCGGGGACGCGGCGTTCCCGCAGCTGGCGGCGTCCCCACACAGCATGGACAGcgtgctccagcctggggaag GTGGCCCCAAAAGGACCCATCCCACTGTGCCTGGAATTCCAGGTGGAACAAGAGCTGGGGCAGGTAAAATAGGGAGGATGATTGCTGAAGAAATCATGGAGATTCACAG GATAAGAGGATCATCCCCTTCCAGCTGTGGCTCAAGTCCCCTGAACATCACCAGCACGCCCCCACCCGACACATCCTCGCCAGGAGGGAAGAAG ATCTTGAATGGTGGCACTCCAGACATTTCTTCAGCTGGGCTGCTGTCTGGGCAAATTCAGGATAATTCTGGGTACCCGTATTCCGACAACTCCTCTATCCTGG gggagAACTCCCACATCGGCATGGACATGATCGACACggagcagggctccagcagccccagcaacGACGAGGCGGCCATGGCGGTCATCATGAGCCTGCTGGAGGCCGACGCGGGGCTCGGCGGCCCCGTGGACTTCAGCGACCTGCCCTGGCCCCTGTGA